The genome window GCCCAAGCTGATCACAGCGGAATCCGCGGGTGATTCGCATCGCCGAATCACCCGCTCTGATCTGCCGCGACTTGACAATTTCTCCCTTCACCCCTAATCTGCCTTGCCATGGCCAAGAAGAAGCTCCTTCGGTTCGCTGAAATGGCGAACTTTCCCAACGTCATCCAGCTCTCAACCCACCTGCGCGGAGTGTGGCATCGTGACTATTTTCACAATGACAATCCGATTACCCTCGAGCTGGCCTGCGGCAAGGGCGACTATACCGTGGCTTTGGCACGGATGTTTCCCGACCGCAACTTTGTCGGCGTCGACCTGAAAGGCGCGCGACTTTGGCGCGGCGCCAGGACTGCACTCGATGAGAGTCTGAACAACGTCGCCTTCGTACGGTTGCCGATCGAACAGATCGCCGCCTGCTTCGGCCCGCAGGAGATTGCCGAGATCTGGATCACCTTCCCCGACCCGTTTTTG of Candidatus Zixiibacteriota bacterium contains these proteins:
- the trmB gene encoding tRNA (guanosine(46)-N7)-methyltransferase TrmB, whose protein sequence is MAKKKLLRFAEMANFPNVIQLSTHLRGVWHRDYFHNDNPITLELACGKGDYTVALARMFPDRNFVGVDLKGARLWRGARTALDESLNNVAFVRLPIEQIAACFGPQEIAEIWITFPDPFLRAGKAKKRLTSPRFINLYRQILIPGGTIHLKTDEPNLFAFSQEVIQTEQLRLLQKIDDLYANPIENPVLAIQTTYEKRHLAEGRTIRYLAFSI